A single genomic interval of Candidatus Acidiferrales bacterium harbors:
- a CDS encoding aminotransferase class I/II-fold pyridoxal phosphate-dependent enzyme: MDIFQKCRDYTLADEVKKQGLYPYFHAFEENEGPVVVIEDRKIIMAGSNNYLGLTTHPRVREAAKKAIDKYGTGCSGSRYLTGSVTLHFELEERLAKFMGKEACMTYSTGFQTALGVISTLVQHDEYVISDRDNHACIVMGTFISKGQTAELVRYKHNDMDHLETVISKIPLDAPKLIVSDGVFSTSGDILDLPRMVEVAKKYNARVMIDDAHSVGVIGKGGRGTASYFGLDGDVDLTMGTFSKTFASLGGFVVGERAVINYLQHHSAAFIFSASPTPASVAAAIEALKILEEQPELVDKLISNADYVRQGLKKLGFKVHENKTAIVPVIIGDTMKTLLFWRKLFDAGVYANAFVRPGVPPGMEMLRTSYMATHERHHLDKIVELFGEIGRELGVIA, translated from the coding sequence TTGGACATATTTCAGAAATGTCGTGATTATACTTTAGCTGATGAAGTAAAAAAGCAAGGACTCTATCCTTATTTCCATGCTTTTGAAGAAAATGAAGGTCCCGTTGTCGTCATTGAAGATAGAAAAATTATCATGGCGGGATCGAATAATTATTTAGGCTTGACGACTCATCCGAGAGTACGCGAGGCAGCAAAGAAGGCTATCGATAAATACGGTACAGGGTGTTCCGGCTCCCGTTATTTGACGGGCTCGGTTACCTTGCATTTTGAGCTCGAAGAGCGACTGGCAAAGTTCATGGGCAAAGAGGCCTGCATGACTTACTCGACCGGATTCCAAACGGCCCTCGGAGTGATTTCAACTCTGGTTCAGCACGACGAGTATGTCATCTCAGACCGAGACAATCATGCCTGCATCGTCATGGGAACATTCATATCCAAGGGGCAAACCGCGGAGTTGGTTCGTTATAAACACAACGATATGGATCATCTTGAGACGGTGATTTCTAAAATACCGTTGGATGCTCCAAAGTTAATTGTGTCGGACGGTGTATTCTCAACATCCGGAGATATTCTGGATTTGCCTCGGATGGTGGAGGTTGCAAAGAAGTACAATGCTCGTGTAATGATCGACGATGCGCACTCGGTCGGTGTCATTGGAAAAGGTGGTCGCGGCACGGCGAGCTATTTCGGGCTGGATGGTGATGTTGATCTGACCATGGGAACCTTTTCTAAGACATTTGCTTCGCTCGGCGGTTTTGTCGTCGGCGAGAGGGCTGTCATAAACTACCTGCAGCATCATTCAGCTGCGTTCATATTCAGTGCGAGTCCGACGCCCGCTTCGGTGGCTGCGGCGATTGAAGCGCTGAAGATATTGGAAGAGCAACCGGAACTTGTTGACAAGCTGATAAGTAATGCAGATTATGTGAGACAAGGTTTGAAAAAGCTTGGTTTTAAGGTCCATGAAAACAAAACCGCGATCGTTCCTGTTATCATAGGCGATACGATGAAGACGTTACTATTCTGGAGAAAGCTTTTCGATGCCGGTGTCTACGCGAATGCATTTGTCAGACCGGGCGTCCCGCCAGGTATGGAAATGCTCAGAACAAGTTACATGGCGACGCACGAGCGGCACCACTTAGACAAAATAGTTGAACTTTTCGGAGAGATCGGAAGAGAGCTCGGCGTGATCGCATGA
- a CDS encoding PHP domain-containing protein, which yields MKEKVEPQSGISRTIDLHTHTLHSDGALTPRELIEKAKSVGIELISVTDHDSVAGLTEAQSCANKIGIEFIPGIEITSSYKKYQLHFLGLFIDYTSNSFNSLLSHLRDARVSRARRIVDKLNKIKIPIKFESVLEKSGVQNSIGRPHIASTMVEKGYAESYDEVFDKYLGIGRPAYEANCPFPPAEAIKMIAQAGGLSFIAHPSHYVNEDLLRQFQKLGLDGVEVVHPSHSPDETEWLRNFADGNGFLKCGGSDYHGGLKNDDANMGKYSSEERWLESMQKKLGRRIV from the coding sequence TTGAAAGAAAAAGTGGAACCACAATCCGGTATTTCCCGGACAATCGATCTTCACACCCATACTTTACATTCCGACGGGGCGTTGACTCCGCGCGAACTTATTGAAAAAGCGAAGTCAGTCGGCATCGAATTAATTAGTGTAACCGACCACGATTCCGTCGCCGGGTTGACCGAAGCACAATCTTGCGCAAACAAAATCGGAATCGAGTTTATCCCGGGAATTGAGATTACGTCGAGCTATAAGAAATACCAACTTCATTTTCTTGGTCTTTTTATCGATTACACAAGCAATAGTTTTAATTCGTTGCTTAGTCATCTGCGAGATGCAAGAGTGAGCCGCGCAAGACGAATAGTTGACAAGCTGAATAAGATCAAGATCCCGATAAAGTTTGAATCTGTTCTTGAGAAATCGGGCGTCCAGAATTCAATCGGGCGGCCGCACATTGCCAGCACGATGGTTGAAAAAGGGTACGCTGAAAGTTACGATGAAGTGTTCGACAAATATCTCGGAATCGGGAGACCGGCGTACGAAGCAAATTGCCCTTTCCCTCCAGCGGAAGCCATAAAGATGATTGCACAAGCCGGTGGCTTGAGTTTTATCGCTCATCCTTCGCATTATGTTAACGAGGATTTGTTGCGGCAGTTCCAGAAGCTCGGACTTGATGGAGTTGAAGTTGTTCATCCTTCTCATTCGCCGGACGAAACAGAATGGCTGCGGAATTTTGCGGACGGCAATGGCTTTTTGAAATGCGGCGGCAGTGATTACCATGGCGGCTTGAAGAACGACGACGCTAACATGGGGAAGTATTCTTCTGAAGAACGCTGGCTTGAATCAATGCAAAAAAAATTAGGCAGGAGAATCGTTTAG
- the ribE gene encoding 6,7-dimethyl-8-ribityllumazine synthase: MAIHEGKLNGSGMKVAIVVSRFNGFVTERLLSGAMDGLNRHGVSESNIDIYRCPGAFEIPAVAKKVIEQKKHDAVICLGAVIRGETPHFDYVAGESAKGVGKLSLDSVIPVIYGVLTTDTVEQAIDRAGGKSGNKGYDAAVSAIEMANLFK; this comes from the coding sequence GTGGCTATTCACGAGGGAAAATTAAACGGAAGTGGAATGAAGGTCGCGATCGTGGTCAGTCGATTTAATGGATTCGTGACGGAACGTCTGTTGTCGGGCGCAATGGACGGTCTTAACCGTCATGGGGTTTCCGAGAGCAATATCGATATTTACAGGTGTCCCGGCGCATTTGAGATTCCCGCAGTCGCAAAAAAAGTCATTGAACAAAAAAAGCATGATGCAGTAATTTGTCTCGGAGCGGTGATCCGGGGAGAGACGCCCCATTTCGATTACGTCGCCGGCGAATCGGCGAAAGGGGTAGGAAAACTTTCACTTGATTCCGTGATTCCGGTAATATACGGAGTGCTAACAACAGACACGGTCGAACAGGCGATCGACCGTGCGGGAGGAAAATCAGGCAACAAAGGCTACGATGCAGCAGTTTCTGCTATTGAAATGGCAAACTTGTTCAAATAA
- a CDS encoding Crp/Fnr family transcriptional regulator, with amino-acid sequence MKEAMEFLKNAPIFEELEERDFAKISACGVKKDYKKGEVILMEEETGSALFVIVGGEVKVVRVGDDGREVILSILGPSDIFGEMALLDGETRSASVVALEQSELFMIHRKDFLALLHEYPSIAISLLRHLTLRLRRADALIKSLSLKDAYHRVGYVILQFADERGRIKQGKVEVDNLPIQQEIANMAGTTRETVSRTLSKMEKLKLVNVNGNTLVILDYEGFRRKFS; translated from the coding sequence ATGAAAGAGGCTATGGAGTTTTTGAAGAACGCTCCAATATTTGAGGAGCTTGAGGAAAGGGATTTCGCGAAAATAAGTGCTTGCGGCGTCAAAAAAGATTATAAAAAGGGTGAAGTGATTTTAATGGAGGAGGAAACAGGATCTGCATTATTTGTCATAGTTGGCGGTGAAGTGAAGGTCGTTCGCGTGGGAGATGACGGGCGTGAAGTCATTCTAAGTATCCTGGGTCCGAGCGATATATTTGGGGAGATGGCGTTGCTCGATGGGGAGACTCGCTCTGCCAGCGTCGTCGCACTGGAACAATCGGAGCTATTCATGATTCATAGAAAGGATTTTCTCGCCCTGCTGCACGAGTACCCGAGCATTGCAATATCACTCTTGAGACATCTTACCCTTCGTCTAAGGAGAGCAGATGCTTTGATCAAGAGTCTCTCTCTGAAAGACGCATACCATCGCGTCGGCTATGTTATACTTCAGTTTGCCGATGAACGGGGCAGGATCAAGCAGGGTAAAGTTGAAGTCGATAATCTGCCCATTCAACAAGAGATCGCAAACATGGCCGGTACTACGAGAGAGACGGTCTCTAGAACACTCAGCAAAATGGAAAAGCTGAAACTAGTCAACGTCAATGGCAACACGCTGGTCATACTGGATTACGAAGGATTTAGACGAAAATTTAGTTGA
- a CDS encoding Ppx/GppA phosphatase family protein, producing the protein MRYASIDIGTNTILMLIGEVTGGGGEDSLKITPIKDFYSVPRLGKNVSVTGRLDENSIELAFNVLRNYKAIAGEHKVDRIIASATSAVRDAANRDGFVRRVRSELGIEVEVISGELEAEMDFIGAVSGAPDPSQQTLVIDIGGGSTELSYGKGFEPSLSRSIDIGAVRVTERFLHHNPPILTELKKAAEFITAALNQFPFTKINPRVIFGVAGTPTTLALIAQRRHEFDASAVTNYPMTTRTLRKVFDEIKSKPSGEILELTKAAEGRADVLVAGALILLKVLEVANAAEFLTTDRGLRYGYLFCKHKGLLEK; encoded by the coding sequence ATGAGGTATGCTTCGATAGACATCGGAACGAATACGATTCTGATGTTGATAGGAGAGGTAACAGGGGGAGGCGGGGAAGATTCGCTTAAGATTACTCCAATAAAAGATTTCTACAGTGTTCCGCGGCTCGGTAAAAATGTCTCCGTAACGGGAAGGCTCGATGAAAACTCAATTGAACTTGCGTTTAATGTCCTGAGAAATTATAAAGCGATAGCGGGTGAACATAAGGTCGACAGGATTATTGCTTCTGCGACAAGTGCTGTGCGAGACGCTGCAAACAGGGACGGTTTTGTCAGACGAGTGAGGAGCGAACTGGGGATCGAAGTTGAAGTGATAAGCGGTGAGTTGGAAGCGGAGATGGACTTCATCGGTGCTGTGAGCGGAGCGCCGGATCCAAGCCAGCAAACTCTTGTTATTGACATTGGCGGTGGAAGCACGGAGTTGAGCTATGGAAAAGGGTTCGAGCCCTCTCTTTCTCGAAGTATCGACATCGGAGCGGTCAGAGTCACTGAAAGATTTCTCCATCATAACCCTCCGATTCTGACGGAATTAAAGAAGGCGGCCGAGTTCATAACGGCCGCTTTGAATCAATTCCCGTTCACAAAAATAAATCCTCGCGTGATCTTCGGCGTAGCGGGAACTCCGACTACGCTTGCGTTGATTGCCCAGCGGAGACATGAGTTCGACGCATCGGCTGTCACAAACTACCCAATGACGACTAGAACACTTCGGAAAGTTTTTGATGAAATCAAAAGCAAGCCTTCAGGCGAAATACTTGAGCTTACCAAAGCGGCTGAGGGCCGAGCAGACGTTCTTGTTGCGGGTGCGTTGATCCTTTTGAAAGTTCTGGAAGTAGCCAATGCGGCAGAGTTTTTGACCACGGATCGCGGATTGCGGTACGGTTACCTTTTTTGTAAGCATAAAGGGCTTCTTGAAAAATGA
- the prmA gene encoding 50S ribosomal protein L11 methyltransferase → MTDNYLQLKISTDQPVNDLIIGFLSDVGAEGFIEETNELSCYFADRKWNPSFRTDVNEFLINLKKQGKIKNFSIEVLAVRDQDWNREWEDSVVPVEVTNNVAIKPSWKDYYGDAKIVIEIDPKMSFGTGHHETTRMMIGLLEKFIKGGEAVLDIGTGTGVLAIAAVMLGAKKCAAIDNDDWSIENARENIGRNGVANKIELMKGDLASVPSSEFDIVVANLNRNTLLYLRDEIYDRTARGGRLLLTGVLTLDEESIISAYAQKGFKSEEIIHEAEWSALVLKK, encoded by the coding sequence ATGACAGATAATTATCTCCAACTAAAAATTTCCACCGACCAGCCCGTGAACGATCTGATTATAGGTTTCCTCAGCGATGTGGGTGCGGAAGGTTTTATCGAAGAGACGAACGAGCTCTCCTGCTACTTCGCAGACCGTAAATGGAATCCTTCGTTTCGTACCGACGTAAATGAATTTCTCATCAATCTGAAGAAGCAGGGAAAAATAAAAAATTTTTCCATTGAAGTCCTTGCGGTCCGCGATCAGGATTGGAACAGGGAATGGGAAGACTCGGTTGTGCCCGTTGAGGTGACAAACAATGTCGCTATCAAGCCGAGCTGGAAAGATTATTACGGCGATGCGAAGATTGTAATCGAGATCGATCCGAAGATGTCGTTTGGTACGGGACATCACGAGACGACCCGGATGATGATCGGGTTGCTGGAAAAATTCATAAAGGGCGGCGAAGCAGTTTTGGACATTGGAACCGGAACCGGTGTTCTCGCTATTGCAGCAGTAATGTTGGGCGCCAAGAAATGTGCTGCTATAGATAACGACGATTGGTCAATTGAAAACGCCCGTGAAAACATCGGCAGGAACGGCGTGGCGAACAAAATTGAATTGATGAAGGGGGATCTGGCTTCCGTGCCGTCTTCCGAATTCGATATAGTGGTCGCTAACCTGAACCGTAACACTCTTCTCTATCTCAGAGATGAGATATATGATCGCACCGCAAGAGGCGGGCGGTTGCTGCTCACGGGAGTGCTTACGCTTGACGAAGAAAGCATAATCAGCGCATACGCTCAAAAAGGATTTAAATCGGAGGAGATCATTCACGAGGCCGAGTGGTCGGCTTTGGTGCTCAAGAAATGA
- a CDS encoding cysteine desulfurase family protein: MRRIYLDYAATTPTDKRVVEAMTPYFSGIFGNASSIHGFGREAKSALENSRARIAGLIGARESELFFTSGGTESDNSALFGVAAKFSHSGKKHLIISSIEHHAIFNAAESLRKSGFDVTVLPVDAKGFVSRDELEDAITDETFLVSIIHANNEIGTIQNLPELIGAAHDRGVLFHTDAVQSFCKTRFDVNKFDVDLASFTAHKIYGPKGIGALYIKRGIDFEPMFHGGSQERNRRPGTESVPLAVGFAKAGELCAQDSDKEQMRLSEFNLLLRNKISAEIPEVIINSPEESSLPNILSVSINSSEHEIDGEALIINMDLEGVAVTSGSACSSGSLQPSHVIKAIGRDDKTTMATVRFSFGRFTTEDDITTAAEKFVKIVNRIGKRKPN, encoded by the coding sequence ATGAGAAGGATTTACCTGGATTACGCAGCGACGACTCCGACGGATAAACGAGTCGTTGAGGCAATGACCCCGTATTTTTCAGGAATATTCGGGAATGCCTCAAGCATTCATGGCTTTGGCAGAGAAGCGAAGTCGGCGCTTGAGAACAGCCGGGCAAGAATAGCGGGTCTCATCGGCGCGCGAGAATCCGAGCTTTTCTTCACGAGCGGCGGCACAGAATCAGATAACTCCGCCTTGTTCGGAGTCGCAGCGAAATTTTCGCATTCGGGCAAGAAACATCTGATCATATCTTCAATTGAACATCATGCCATTTTCAATGCAGCCGAGTCGCTGAGGAAAAGTGGATTCGACGTGACCGTCCTGCCGGTGGATGCAAAGGGTTTCGTCTCGCGCGATGAGCTGGAGGATGCCATAACTGATGAAACGTTTTTGGTGAGCATAATTCATGCGAACAACGAGATAGGCACGATTCAGAATTTGCCCGAGCTGATAGGGGCCGCACACGATAGAGGAGTCCTTTTTCACACCGATGCGGTTCAATCATTCTGCAAGACAAGATTCGACGTTAACAAATTCGATGTCGATCTTGCCTCATTTACCGCACACAAAATTTATGGACCCAAAGGAATCGGAGCACTCTATATCAAAAGAGGGATCGACTTTGAACCGATGTTCCATGGCGGCTCGCAAGAACGAAATCGCCGCCCCGGCACGGAAAGCGTTCCGCTCGCCGTCGGCTTCGCAAAGGCCGGTGAGCTATGCGCGCAAGATTCAGATAAAGAACAAATGCGGCTTTCAGAATTTAATCTTCTCTTGAGAAACAAAATTTCGGCCGAAATTCCTGAAGTTATAATTAATTCTCCCGAAGAGAGTTCATTGCCAAACATTCTCAGCGTGTCGATTAACAGCAGCGAACATGAAATTGACGGCGAGGCACTCATAATTAATATGGATCTTGAAGGCGTTGCGGTGACCAGCGGATCGGCGTGCAGTTCGGGGAGTCTTCAGCCTTCTCATGTTATTAAGGCGATCGGGAGGGACGACAAAACAACTATGGCGACCGTGAGGTTTTCTTTCGGCAGGTTCACCACCGAAGATGACATAACGACTGCCGCAGAAAAATTTGTGAAGATCGTGAACCGAATCGGAAAGAGAAAACCGAATTAG